From a single Carassius gibelio isolate Cgi1373 ecotype wild population from Czech Republic chromosome A18, carGib1.2-hapl.c, whole genome shotgun sequence genomic region:
- the LOC127934026 gene encoding RAS guanyl-releasing protein 1 isoform X1: MNRKESKSSRKSRQEGGCVIKSRRPVQRRMTCPSPREISRALQSPPVNSSFRTASLDELILRCLQCFDSDGKLIRGTQLVHMTLMMHNWVVPSHIFAQKLLSLYKDCPAEKSGQRRPQICHFIRQWINQFRIMFEVDTVLEEVMGDLWDLVRVKGSDSHYQLFNTPYINPPVNVSQTPSPSVKKRKVSLLFDHMEPDEMAEHLSYLEFKNFCNVSFLDYRSYVVHGSVRDNPALERSVMLCNGVSQWVQLMILNKHTSQQRAEVFTKFIHVAQKLRALQNFNTLMAVIGGLCHSSISRLKDTASLLSSDVTKTLSELTELLSSYSNYSNYRRLYNECTGFKVPILGVHLKDLISLNEALPDYLEDDKINLGKLQHLYSNISDLLAIHDCTPPFEANKDLLHLLTLSLDLCYTEDEIYELSYAKEPKNPKIQPVAPVKPPVVAEWGSGVTPRLDPATISKHVKQMVDSIMKNYDLNMDGYISLEDFEKIAANFPFSFCTHESDREGEISREEITSYFMRGMSVCAKLGYNLHNLHNFHETTYKRPTFCDTCGGFLWGVIKQGYHCKDCGVNCHKHCKDVVGMECIKRFQVTSSSCPCTPGPISGLHTKGNSWSSEEEAFVFPNGNGSEHSKGQTSSDSDAEAATLSDRSTQTDPVDWTPVAKQKDRLPSQKKHPPLEKSATLPARVRGSSAPSSLLQEKMDELKLNKDKRKEPD; encoded by the exons ATGAATCGCAAGGAGTCAAAAAG CAGCAGGAAGTCCCGTCAGGAGGGAGGGTGTGTGATAAAGAGCAGAAGACCAGTGCAGAGGAGGATGACATGCCCCAGTCCACGGGAGATCAGCCGGGCTCTTCAAAGTCCTCCGGTTAACTCTTCTTTTCGCACTGCCAGCCTGGATGAACTCATCCTCCGCTGCCTCCAATGCTTTG aCTCAGATGGGAAGCTGATCAGAGGGACGCAGCTTGTTCATATGACCCTGATGATGCATAACTGGGTAGTGCCCTCACACATCTTCGCCCAAAAGCTGCTTTCTCTATAT AAGGATTGTCCTGCAGAGAAAAGTGGACAGAGGCGACCACAAATCTGCCACTTCATCAG GCAGTGGATAAATCAGTTCCGGATAATGTTTGAGGTGGACACTGTGTTAGAAGAAGTGATGGGAGATCTCTGGGATCTGGTGAGGGTTAAGGGAAGCGATTCACACTATCAGCTCTTCAATACACCATACAT TAATCCTCCAGTGAATGTTTCCCAGACTCCCTCCCCCTCTGTGAAGAAAAGGAAAGTGTCACTGCTGTTTGACCACATGGAACCAGATGAGATGGCTGAACACCTCAGCTACTTGGAGTTCAAAAACTTCTGCAACGTCTCA TTTCTGGACTACCGCAGTTACGTGGTGCATGGCTCAGTGAGGGATAATCCGGCGCTTGAGCGCTCTGTCATGCTCTGCAACGGAGTCTCCCAGTGGGTCCAGCTCATGATCCTCAACAAACACACCTCACAGCAGCGAGCAGAGGTCTTCACCAAGTTCATTCATGTAGCACAG AAGCTGAGAGCCCTACAGAACTTCAATACTCTGATGGCGGTGATAGGAGGTCTGTGTCACAGCTCCATCTCACGTCTCAAAGATACAGCCAGCCTGCTGTCCTCTGATGTCACAAAG ACTCTCAGTGAGCTCACCGAGCTCCTGTCGTCCTACAGCAACTACTCAAACTACAGGCGCTTGTACAACGAATGCACTGGATTCAAAGTGCCCATCTTGGGTGTTCATCTCAAAGACCTGATCTCCCTCAACGAGGCACTGCCGGACTACCTTGAGGACGATAAGATCAACCTGGGGAAACTGCAGCATTTATACAGCAACATTAGCGACTTGTTGGCCATCCATGACTGCACCCCACCGTTTGAGGCCAACAAAGACCTGCTGCACCTGCTAACG CTCTCGCTAGACTTGTGTTACACAGAGGACGAGATATATGAACTGTCCTACGCCAAGGAGCCCAAGAACCCCAAAATTCAG CCCGTAGCTCCGGTAAAGCCCCCGGTGGTAGCAGAGTGGGGATCGGGAGTGACTCCGCGTCTGGATCCCGCCACCATCTCCAAACACGTTAAACAGATGGTGGAT TCTATCATGAAGAATTATGATTTGAACATGGACGGCTACATTTCTCTGGAGGACTTTGAGAAGATCGCCGCAaatttccctttctctttctgcACACACGAGAGCGACAG GGAAGGAGAGATCAGTAGAGAGGAAATCACTTCATATTTCATGCGTGGGATGTCAGTGTGTGCTAAGCTCGGCTACAACCTCCACAACCTCCACAACTTCCATGAAACCACGTACAAAAGGCCCACATTCTGCGACACCTGCGGAGGATTT TTATGGGGAGTCATAAAGCAGGGCTACCACTGCAAAG ACTGCGGAGTAAACTGTCATAAGCACTGTAAGGATGTGGTGGGAATGGAGTGTATTAAGAGGTTCCAGGTGACCAGTAGCTCTTGTCCCTGCACCCCGGGACCCATATCAGGCCTCCACACTAAGGGCAACAGCTGGA GTTCTGAAGAGGAAGCATTTGTCTTTCCTAATGGAAACGGATCTGAACACTCCAAGGGCCAGACTTCATCAGACAGCGACGCAGAGGCGGCCACACTATCCGACAGGTCCACCCAGACGGACCCAGTAGACTGGACACCGGTGGCCAAACAGAAAGATCGTCTTCCTTCCCAGAAAAAACATCCACCCCTTGAAAAG AGCGCTACGCTACCAGCAAGGGTGCGAGGTTCATCTGCCCCTAGTTCTCTCCTACAGGAGAAAATGGATGAACTGAAGCTGAACAAAGATAAACGAAAGGAACCAGACTGA
- the LOC127934026 gene encoding RAS guanyl-releasing protein 1 isoform X3, with translation MTCPSPREISRALQSPPVNSSFRTASLDELILRCLQCFDSDGKLIRGTQLVHMTLMMHNWVVPSHIFAQKLLSLYKDCPAEKSGQRRPQICHFIRQWINQFRIMFEVDTVLEEVMGDLWDLVRVKGSDSHYQLFNTPYINPPVNVSQTPSPSVKKRKVSLLFDHMEPDEMAEHLSYLEFKNFCNVSFLDYRSYVVHGSVRDNPALERSVMLCNGVSQWVQLMILNKHTSQQRAEVFTKFIHVAQKLRALQNFNTLMAVIGGLCHSSISRLKDTASLLSSDVTKTLSELTELLSSYSNYSNYRRLYNECTGFKVPILGVHLKDLISLNEALPDYLEDDKINLGKLQHLYSNISDLLAIHDCTPPFEANKDLLHLLTLSLDLCYTEDEIYELSYAKEPKNPKIQPVAPVKPPVVAEWGSGVTPRLDPATISKHVKQMVDSIMKNYDLNMDGYISLEDFEKIAANFPFSFCTHESDREGEISREEITSYFMRGMSVCAKLGYNLHNLHNFHETTYKRPTFCDTCGGFLWGVIKQGYHCKDCGVNCHKHCKDVVGMECIKRFQVTSSSCPCTPGPISGLHTKGNSWSSEEEAFVFPNGNGSEHSKGQTSSDSDAEAATLSDRSTQTDPVDWTPVAKQKDRLPSQKKHPPLEKSATLPARVRGSSAPSSLLQEKMDELKLNKDKRKEPD, from the exons ATGACATGCCCCAGTCCACGGGAGATCAGCCGGGCTCTTCAAAGTCCTCCGGTTAACTCTTCTTTTCGCACTGCCAGCCTGGATGAACTCATCCTCCGCTGCCTCCAATGCTTTG aCTCAGATGGGAAGCTGATCAGAGGGACGCAGCTTGTTCATATGACCCTGATGATGCATAACTGGGTAGTGCCCTCACACATCTTCGCCCAAAAGCTGCTTTCTCTATAT AAGGATTGTCCTGCAGAGAAAAGTGGACAGAGGCGACCACAAATCTGCCACTTCATCAG GCAGTGGATAAATCAGTTCCGGATAATGTTTGAGGTGGACACTGTGTTAGAAGAAGTGATGGGAGATCTCTGGGATCTGGTGAGGGTTAAGGGAAGCGATTCACACTATCAGCTCTTCAATACACCATACAT TAATCCTCCAGTGAATGTTTCCCAGACTCCCTCCCCCTCTGTGAAGAAAAGGAAAGTGTCACTGCTGTTTGACCACATGGAACCAGATGAGATGGCTGAACACCTCAGCTACTTGGAGTTCAAAAACTTCTGCAACGTCTCA TTTCTGGACTACCGCAGTTACGTGGTGCATGGCTCAGTGAGGGATAATCCGGCGCTTGAGCGCTCTGTCATGCTCTGCAACGGAGTCTCCCAGTGGGTCCAGCTCATGATCCTCAACAAACACACCTCACAGCAGCGAGCAGAGGTCTTCACCAAGTTCATTCATGTAGCACAG AAGCTGAGAGCCCTACAGAACTTCAATACTCTGATGGCGGTGATAGGAGGTCTGTGTCACAGCTCCATCTCACGTCTCAAAGATACAGCCAGCCTGCTGTCCTCTGATGTCACAAAG ACTCTCAGTGAGCTCACCGAGCTCCTGTCGTCCTACAGCAACTACTCAAACTACAGGCGCTTGTACAACGAATGCACTGGATTCAAAGTGCCCATCTTGGGTGTTCATCTCAAAGACCTGATCTCCCTCAACGAGGCACTGCCGGACTACCTTGAGGACGATAAGATCAACCTGGGGAAACTGCAGCATTTATACAGCAACATTAGCGACTTGTTGGCCATCCATGACTGCACCCCACCGTTTGAGGCCAACAAAGACCTGCTGCACCTGCTAACG CTCTCGCTAGACTTGTGTTACACAGAGGACGAGATATATGAACTGTCCTACGCCAAGGAGCCCAAGAACCCCAAAATTCAG CCCGTAGCTCCGGTAAAGCCCCCGGTGGTAGCAGAGTGGGGATCGGGAGTGACTCCGCGTCTGGATCCCGCCACCATCTCCAAACACGTTAAACAGATGGTGGAT TCTATCATGAAGAATTATGATTTGAACATGGACGGCTACATTTCTCTGGAGGACTTTGAGAAGATCGCCGCAaatttccctttctctttctgcACACACGAGAGCGACAG GGAAGGAGAGATCAGTAGAGAGGAAATCACTTCATATTTCATGCGTGGGATGTCAGTGTGTGCTAAGCTCGGCTACAACCTCCACAACCTCCACAACTTCCATGAAACCACGTACAAAAGGCCCACATTCTGCGACACCTGCGGAGGATTT TTATGGGGAGTCATAAAGCAGGGCTACCACTGCAAAG ACTGCGGAGTAAACTGTCATAAGCACTGTAAGGATGTGGTGGGAATGGAGTGTATTAAGAGGTTCCAGGTGACCAGTAGCTCTTGTCCCTGCACCCCGGGACCCATATCAGGCCTCCACACTAAGGGCAACAGCTGGA GTTCTGAAGAGGAAGCATTTGTCTTTCCTAATGGAAACGGATCTGAACACTCCAAGGGCCAGACTTCATCAGACAGCGACGCAGAGGCGGCCACACTATCCGACAGGTCCACCCAGACGGACCCAGTAGACTGGACACCGGTGGCCAAACAGAAAGATCGTCTTCCTTCCCAGAAAAAACATCCACCCCTTGAAAAG AGCGCTACGCTACCAGCAAGGGTGCGAGGTTCATCTGCCCCTAGTTCTCTCCTACAGGAGAAAATGGATGAACTGAAGCTGAACAAAGATAAACGAAAGGAACCAGACTGA
- the LOC127934026 gene encoding RAS guanyl-releasing protein 1 isoform X2: protein MNRKESKSRKSRQEGGCVIKSRRPVQRRMTCPSPREISRALQSPPVNSSFRTASLDELILRCLQCFDSDGKLIRGTQLVHMTLMMHNWVVPSHIFAQKLLSLYKDCPAEKSGQRRPQICHFIRQWINQFRIMFEVDTVLEEVMGDLWDLVRVKGSDSHYQLFNTPYINPPVNVSQTPSPSVKKRKVSLLFDHMEPDEMAEHLSYLEFKNFCNVSFLDYRSYVVHGSVRDNPALERSVMLCNGVSQWVQLMILNKHTSQQRAEVFTKFIHVAQKLRALQNFNTLMAVIGGLCHSSISRLKDTASLLSSDVTKTLSELTELLSSYSNYSNYRRLYNECTGFKVPILGVHLKDLISLNEALPDYLEDDKINLGKLQHLYSNISDLLAIHDCTPPFEANKDLLHLLTLSLDLCYTEDEIYELSYAKEPKNPKIQPVAPVKPPVVAEWGSGVTPRLDPATISKHVKQMVDSIMKNYDLNMDGYISLEDFEKIAANFPFSFCTHESDREGEISREEITSYFMRGMSVCAKLGYNLHNLHNFHETTYKRPTFCDTCGGFLWGVIKQGYHCKDCGVNCHKHCKDVVGMECIKRFQVTSSSCPCTPGPISGLHTKGNSWSSEEEAFVFPNGNGSEHSKGQTSSDSDAEAATLSDRSTQTDPVDWTPVAKQKDRLPSQKKHPPLEKSATLPARVRGSSAPSSLLQEKMDELKLNKDKRKEPD, encoded by the exons ATGAATCGCAAGGAGTCAAAAAG CAGGAAGTCCCGTCAGGAGGGAGGGTGTGTGATAAAGAGCAGAAGACCAGTGCAGAGGAGGATGACATGCCCCAGTCCACGGGAGATCAGCCGGGCTCTTCAAAGTCCTCCGGTTAACTCTTCTTTTCGCACTGCCAGCCTGGATGAACTCATCCTCCGCTGCCTCCAATGCTTTG aCTCAGATGGGAAGCTGATCAGAGGGACGCAGCTTGTTCATATGACCCTGATGATGCATAACTGGGTAGTGCCCTCACACATCTTCGCCCAAAAGCTGCTTTCTCTATAT AAGGATTGTCCTGCAGAGAAAAGTGGACAGAGGCGACCACAAATCTGCCACTTCATCAG GCAGTGGATAAATCAGTTCCGGATAATGTTTGAGGTGGACACTGTGTTAGAAGAAGTGATGGGAGATCTCTGGGATCTGGTGAGGGTTAAGGGAAGCGATTCACACTATCAGCTCTTCAATACACCATACAT TAATCCTCCAGTGAATGTTTCCCAGACTCCCTCCCCCTCTGTGAAGAAAAGGAAAGTGTCACTGCTGTTTGACCACATGGAACCAGATGAGATGGCTGAACACCTCAGCTACTTGGAGTTCAAAAACTTCTGCAACGTCTCA TTTCTGGACTACCGCAGTTACGTGGTGCATGGCTCAGTGAGGGATAATCCGGCGCTTGAGCGCTCTGTCATGCTCTGCAACGGAGTCTCCCAGTGGGTCCAGCTCATGATCCTCAACAAACACACCTCACAGCAGCGAGCAGAGGTCTTCACCAAGTTCATTCATGTAGCACAG AAGCTGAGAGCCCTACAGAACTTCAATACTCTGATGGCGGTGATAGGAGGTCTGTGTCACAGCTCCATCTCACGTCTCAAAGATACAGCCAGCCTGCTGTCCTCTGATGTCACAAAG ACTCTCAGTGAGCTCACCGAGCTCCTGTCGTCCTACAGCAACTACTCAAACTACAGGCGCTTGTACAACGAATGCACTGGATTCAAAGTGCCCATCTTGGGTGTTCATCTCAAAGACCTGATCTCCCTCAACGAGGCACTGCCGGACTACCTTGAGGACGATAAGATCAACCTGGGGAAACTGCAGCATTTATACAGCAACATTAGCGACTTGTTGGCCATCCATGACTGCACCCCACCGTTTGAGGCCAACAAAGACCTGCTGCACCTGCTAACG CTCTCGCTAGACTTGTGTTACACAGAGGACGAGATATATGAACTGTCCTACGCCAAGGAGCCCAAGAACCCCAAAATTCAG CCCGTAGCTCCGGTAAAGCCCCCGGTGGTAGCAGAGTGGGGATCGGGAGTGACTCCGCGTCTGGATCCCGCCACCATCTCCAAACACGTTAAACAGATGGTGGAT TCTATCATGAAGAATTATGATTTGAACATGGACGGCTACATTTCTCTGGAGGACTTTGAGAAGATCGCCGCAaatttccctttctctttctgcACACACGAGAGCGACAG GGAAGGAGAGATCAGTAGAGAGGAAATCACTTCATATTTCATGCGTGGGATGTCAGTGTGTGCTAAGCTCGGCTACAACCTCCACAACCTCCACAACTTCCATGAAACCACGTACAAAAGGCCCACATTCTGCGACACCTGCGGAGGATTT TTATGGGGAGTCATAAAGCAGGGCTACCACTGCAAAG ACTGCGGAGTAAACTGTCATAAGCACTGTAAGGATGTGGTGGGAATGGAGTGTATTAAGAGGTTCCAGGTGACCAGTAGCTCTTGTCCCTGCACCCCGGGACCCATATCAGGCCTCCACACTAAGGGCAACAGCTGGA GTTCTGAAGAGGAAGCATTTGTCTTTCCTAATGGAAACGGATCTGAACACTCCAAGGGCCAGACTTCATCAGACAGCGACGCAGAGGCGGCCACACTATCCGACAGGTCCACCCAGACGGACCCAGTAGACTGGACACCGGTGGCCAAACAGAAAGATCGTCTTCCTTCCCAGAAAAAACATCCACCCCTTGAAAAG AGCGCTACGCTACCAGCAAGGGTGCGAGGTTCATCTGCCCCTAGTTCTCTCCTACAGGAGAAAATGGATGAACTGAAGCTGAACAAAGATAAACGAAAGGAACCAGACTGA
- the LOC127934026 gene encoding RAS guanyl-releasing protein 1 isoform X4 yields MNRKESKSSRKSRQEGGCVIKSRRPVQRRMTCPSPREISRALQSPPVNSSFRTASLDELILRCLQCFDSDGKLIRGTQLVHMTLMMHNWVVPSHIFAQKLLSLYKDCPAEKSGQRRPQICHFIRQWINQFRIMFEVDTVLEEVMGDLWDLVRVKGSDSHYQLFNTPYINPPVNVSQTPSPSVKKRKVSLLFDHMEPDEMAEHLSYLEFKNFCNVSFLDYRSYVVHGSVRDNPALERSVMLCNGVSQWVQLMILNKHTSQQRAEVFTKFIHVAQKLRALQNFNTLMAVIGGLCHSSISRLKDTASLLSSDVTKTLSELTELLSSYSNYSNYRRLYNECTGFKVPILGVHLKDLISLNEALPDYLEDDKINLGKLQHLYSNISDLLAIHDCTPPFEANKDLLHLLTLSLDLCYTEDEIYELSYAKEPKNPKIQPVAPVKPPVVAEWGSGVTPRLDPATISKHVKQMVDSIMKNYDLNMDGYISLEDFEKIAANFPFSFCTHESDREGEISREEITSYFMRGMSVCAKLGYNLHNLHNFHETTYKRPTFCDTCGGFLWGVIKQGYHCKDCGVNCHKHCKDVVGMECIKRFQVTSSSCPCTPGPISGLHTKGNSWSSEEEAFVFPNGNGSEHSKGQTSSDSDAEAATLSDRSTQTDPVDWTPVAKQKDRLPSQKKHPPLEKIVHDVH; encoded by the exons ATGAATCGCAAGGAGTCAAAAAG CAGCAGGAAGTCCCGTCAGGAGGGAGGGTGTGTGATAAAGAGCAGAAGACCAGTGCAGAGGAGGATGACATGCCCCAGTCCACGGGAGATCAGCCGGGCTCTTCAAAGTCCTCCGGTTAACTCTTCTTTTCGCACTGCCAGCCTGGATGAACTCATCCTCCGCTGCCTCCAATGCTTTG aCTCAGATGGGAAGCTGATCAGAGGGACGCAGCTTGTTCATATGACCCTGATGATGCATAACTGGGTAGTGCCCTCACACATCTTCGCCCAAAAGCTGCTTTCTCTATAT AAGGATTGTCCTGCAGAGAAAAGTGGACAGAGGCGACCACAAATCTGCCACTTCATCAG GCAGTGGATAAATCAGTTCCGGATAATGTTTGAGGTGGACACTGTGTTAGAAGAAGTGATGGGAGATCTCTGGGATCTGGTGAGGGTTAAGGGAAGCGATTCACACTATCAGCTCTTCAATACACCATACAT TAATCCTCCAGTGAATGTTTCCCAGACTCCCTCCCCCTCTGTGAAGAAAAGGAAAGTGTCACTGCTGTTTGACCACATGGAACCAGATGAGATGGCTGAACACCTCAGCTACTTGGAGTTCAAAAACTTCTGCAACGTCTCA TTTCTGGACTACCGCAGTTACGTGGTGCATGGCTCAGTGAGGGATAATCCGGCGCTTGAGCGCTCTGTCATGCTCTGCAACGGAGTCTCCCAGTGGGTCCAGCTCATGATCCTCAACAAACACACCTCACAGCAGCGAGCAGAGGTCTTCACCAAGTTCATTCATGTAGCACAG AAGCTGAGAGCCCTACAGAACTTCAATACTCTGATGGCGGTGATAGGAGGTCTGTGTCACAGCTCCATCTCACGTCTCAAAGATACAGCCAGCCTGCTGTCCTCTGATGTCACAAAG ACTCTCAGTGAGCTCACCGAGCTCCTGTCGTCCTACAGCAACTACTCAAACTACAGGCGCTTGTACAACGAATGCACTGGATTCAAAGTGCCCATCTTGGGTGTTCATCTCAAAGACCTGATCTCCCTCAACGAGGCACTGCCGGACTACCTTGAGGACGATAAGATCAACCTGGGGAAACTGCAGCATTTATACAGCAACATTAGCGACTTGTTGGCCATCCATGACTGCACCCCACCGTTTGAGGCCAACAAAGACCTGCTGCACCTGCTAACG CTCTCGCTAGACTTGTGTTACACAGAGGACGAGATATATGAACTGTCCTACGCCAAGGAGCCCAAGAACCCCAAAATTCAG CCCGTAGCTCCGGTAAAGCCCCCGGTGGTAGCAGAGTGGGGATCGGGAGTGACTCCGCGTCTGGATCCCGCCACCATCTCCAAACACGTTAAACAGATGGTGGAT TCTATCATGAAGAATTATGATTTGAACATGGACGGCTACATTTCTCTGGAGGACTTTGAGAAGATCGCCGCAaatttccctttctctttctgcACACACGAGAGCGACAG GGAAGGAGAGATCAGTAGAGAGGAAATCACTTCATATTTCATGCGTGGGATGTCAGTGTGTGCTAAGCTCGGCTACAACCTCCACAACCTCCACAACTTCCATGAAACCACGTACAAAAGGCCCACATTCTGCGACACCTGCGGAGGATTT TTATGGGGAGTCATAAAGCAGGGCTACCACTGCAAAG ACTGCGGAGTAAACTGTCATAAGCACTGTAAGGATGTGGTGGGAATGGAGTGTATTAAGAGGTTCCAGGTGACCAGTAGCTCTTGTCCCTGCACCCCGGGACCCATATCAGGCCTCCACACTAAGGGCAACAGCTGGA GTTCTGAAGAGGAAGCATTTGTCTTTCCTAATGGAAACGGATCTGAACACTCCAAGGGCCAGACTTCATCAGACAGCGACGCAGAGGCGGCCACACTATCCGACAGGTCCACCCAGACGGACCCAGTAGACTGGACACCGGTGGCCAAACAGAAAGATCGTCTTCCTTCCCAGAAAAAACATCCACCCCTTGAAAAG ATTGTTCATGACGTTCATTAA